One Carassius gibelio isolate Cgi1373 ecotype wild population from Czech Republic chromosome A20, carGib1.2-hapl.c, whole genome shotgun sequence DNA segment encodes these proteins:
- the LOC127938366 gene encoding transcription initiation factor IIA subunit 1, with protein MASSANSNQVPKLYQTVMDDVISEVRELFLDEGVDEQVLMELKTLWENKLMQSKAVEGFHTEEQQALQAQQKQAQPAQQTQTQSQPQQILLPPAQQGTQQQVIVQDPKVLHHMNATGMSAAATAATLALPTGVAPFSQFITHQGQLLQVYRAANGAQYIIQPQQQMVLQQQVLPHMQPGGVQAPVIQQVLTPLQGGLPQQTGVIIQPQQIVLTGNKVQQNTQVMQATAMTVQPEQGAAHVQTQSQPQPQAPAPQQQPPQTQASQQPPMVLQVDGAGDTSSEEEEEEEDEYDEDEDEDKEKDGGEDGQVEEEPLNSGDDVSDEEDQELFDTENVVVCQYDKIHRSKNKWKFHLKDGIMNLNGRDYVFSKAIGDAEW; from the exons ATGGCGAGCTCGGCTAACTCGAACCAAGTG CCTAAGCTGTATCAGACAGTGATGGATGATGTCATCAGTGAAGTCCGAGAGCTTTTCCTGGACGAGGGAGTGGATGAACAGGTGCTGATGGAGCTGAAAACG CTGTGGGAGAATAAGCTGATGCAGTCCAAGGCAGTGGAGGGTTTTCACACGGAGGAGCAGCAGGCTCTGCAAGCTCAACAGAAGCAAGCCCAACCAGCTCAGCAGACGCAAACACAGTCCCAACCACAGCAAATCCTCCTGCCTCCAGCCCAGCAGG GTACTCAGCAGCAGGTCATTGTTCAGGATCCTAAGGTTCTCCACCACATGAATGCTACTGGAATG AGTGCAGCAGCCACGGCAGCAACTTTGGCTTTACCCACAGGTGTAGCACCGTTTTCGCAGTTTATCACCCATCAAG GTCAGCTCCTGCAGGTGTACAGAGCTGCTAATGGAGCTCAATACATCATTCAGCCTCAGCAGCAGATGGTGCTGCAGCAGCAGGTCCTGCCACACATGCAGCCTGGAGGCGTGCAGGCCCCCGTCATACAGCAG GTGTTGACTCCACTTCAGGGAGGTCTTCCCCAGCAGACCGGAGTCATCATCCAGCCGCAGCAGATCGTCCTCACAGGAAACAAAGTACAGCAGAACACTCAG GTCATGCAGGCAACAGCGATGACTGTGCAGCCGGAGCAGGGAGCTGCGCATGTGCAGACTCAATCGCAGCCACAGCCTCAAGCACCGGCACCACAACAACAGCCACCGCAGACACAGGCCTCGCAGCAACCTCCCATGGTGCTCCAGGTGGACGGTGCAGGAGACACGTCctcagaggaggaggaagaggaggaggacgagTATGATGAAGACGAGGATGAAGACAAAGAGAAAGATGGTGGAGAGGATGGCCAAGTGGAGGAG GAGCCGTTAAACAGTGGCGATGACGTGAGTGATGAGGAAGATCAGGAGCTGTTCGACACGGAGAACGTGGTGGTCTGCCAGTATGACAAG ATTCACAGAAGTAAGAACAAATGGAAATTTCACCTGAAAGATGGGATAATGAATCTGAACGGGCGGGATTACGTGTTCTCCAAAGCCATTGGAGATGCAGAGTGGTAA
- the LOC127938363 gene encoding forkhead box protein N3: protein MGPVVMPPGKKAEGPSSGSVARGLSQLYQDTEAADLSLALSASLSRAEDEELTSLSWLHESTDLLTSLGHSGLRSVSPLQDANGGREPSSSPSSSPEPSEPPYHLSTGPSRKPPYSFSCLIFMAIEDAPSKRLPVKDIYGWILEHFPYFASAPTGWKNSVRHNLSLNKCFKKVDKDRSQSIGKGSLWSIDPDYRHNLIQALKKTPYHPYSPRLPKPSTSPSASPQQYHSPPLWPGSPLFRKNGGVLLQVPQRVIQHGSRVAAQGLFPVIRPLPLSPVSKRTTAVRSALGDFLTRGKNSLRSDSPPPSDDQQEDHTYSSSQSLNTQGDVSSSLSSCSTQGSLSAYSPGQEVTHTEVKEEQKDFPLDATPPPSQLLQHRRLLWTKGHLRTPGDTLPLKKRRAEKLLVKEEEDEEMKEAAGSLLHLAGMRTGVNKNTQRTCKKEVKEEASD, encoded by the exons ATGGGTCCAGTGGTCATGCCCCCAGGGAAGAAGGCGGAGGGCCCCAGCAGCGGGAGCGTGGCGCGGGGTCTGAGTCAGCTCTACCAGGACACCGAGGCAGCTGACCTCTCTCTGGCCCTGTCTGCCTCCCTCAGCCGGGCCGAGGACGAGGAGCTGACCAGCCTCAGCTGGCTGCACGAGAGCACGGATCTCCTGACCAGTCTGGGTCACTCGGGCCTGCGCAGCGTCAGCCCCCTGCAGGACGCTAACGGAGGCCGCGAGCCCTCCTCCTCGCCGTCGTCCTCCCCTGAGCCCAGCGAGCCACCGTACCACCTGTCCACGGGGCCCAGCCGCAAACCACCCTACTCCTTCAGCTGCCTCATCTTCATGGCAATAGAGGACGCTCCCTCCAAGCGACTTCCTGTCAAAGACATCTACGGCTGGATACTGGAGCACTTCCCCTACTTCGCTAGCGCCCCCACTGGCTGGAAGAACTCAGTGCGTCATAATCTGTCGCTAAACAAATGCTTCAAAAAGGTGGATAAGGATCGCAGTCAG AGTATAGGAAAGGGTTCACTCTGGTCTATTGATCCTGACTACAGACACAATCTGATTCAGGCACTAAAGAAGACTCCATATCATCCGTATTCCCCTCGGCTTCCAAAACCTTCTACCTCCCCATCTGCCTCTCCTCAGCAATACCACAG TCCTCCACTATGGCCAGGAAGTCCACTCTTCAGAAAGAATGGTGGAGTGCTCTTACAAG TTCCACAGAGAGTGATACAGCATGGCTCACGTGTTGCCGCTCAGGGGCTCTTTCCAGTTATCAGACCCCTTCCTTTGAGTCCTGTGAGCAAGAGGACCACAGCCGTGAG ATCAGCCCTGGGCGATTTTCTGACACGGGGTAAAAACAGCCTGCGCAGTGACTCTCCTCCACCCAGCGATGATCAGCAGGAGGACCACACATACAGCAGCTCGCAGTCCCTAAATACACAGGGGGACGTTTCTTCCTCGCTGTCCTCCTGCTCCACTCAGGGTTCCCTCTCTGCCTACAGCCCCGGTCAGGAGGTGACGCACACTGAGGTCAAAGAGGAGCAAAAAGACTTCCCGCTGGACGCCACACCACCTCCTTCCCAGCTGCTCCAGCACAGAAGACTGCTGTGGACCAAAGGTCACCTGCGGACCCCCGGCGACACGCTTCCCCTGAAGAAGAGACGGGCCGAAAAGCTCCTGGTCAAAGAGGAGGAAGACGAGGAGATGAAGGAGGCGGCGGGGTCGTTGCTCCACCTGGCCGGCATGCGCACCGGTGTGAATAAAAACACTCAGCGTACGTGTAAAAAGGAGGTGAAAGAGGAAGCCAGTGATTAG